The Zonotrichia leucophrys gambelii isolate GWCS_2022_RI unplaced genomic scaffold, RI_Zleu_2.0 Scaffold_348_54426, whole genome shotgun sequence genome contains the following window.
TCTATGTCTCCCTTTATTAAGACCATTATTTGTATgaccatttttccttcttttgggaTTACTCCAGTTCCAAATTTATTTGGTAAATCTTCTCCTAATACATTACAACCTAACTTGGGGATGTAAATGAACTGAGCTCGACACTCTCTTGAATCTCCTCTAATTTCTACATCTTCTATAATCTGGGCCTCAAATGGTTCTCCTTTGGCCCCTCGTACTCTGCAAACCTTTTTACCGACTGTGATTCCTGTTGGTATTTTAGTCACACATGACTTGTCTGCTCCGGTATCAACTAAAACGTCAAATTCATCATTCTAGGGACCAATCTCAAAATTTACCAATGGCTCGTCTAGATGATTCATTAAATTCCCCAGAGCATAGAACCCTTGACACCCCTATTCTGCATACTTCTCGTCTCTTCTTAAGATGTTCTCTAGAGTTTCTTGCTCCCAGGCTATGGCTTCATCTAATTGGAGTTTCTTACAATTTCTCTTTAGGTGTCCTTTCTCTCCACAGTAATAACAATATTTGTCACTGGGTAGAGCCCTAGCCCCTTTTGGTCCAATAAAACCTTTGTCTCTTCTAAGTGGTTCCACTGGCCTGTATTTGTTGGCTCCCACACTTTCTCTGACTATGGCTACCataattttagcttttattttttgtcttttcttcttctcttatATATACTCCTATGGCTTCTCTCAGCAGTTcattaatactttttttctgcCAGTCCTCTATTCTTTCTAACTTTCATGGGATATCTGGCCAGGATTTAGTTACAAATTCTACCTTGAGAAGGACTTGGcctgttggaacccaggacacCCCTCTGGATGCCCTGGCTGACAcgtgcccctggcagggggctggggagtCTTGGCAGAAAGCCAAAAATGCCTGGGATTTTTCTCTTAACCCACAGAGCAAATTACCACCCTtgtatgaagaattacaagtcacaGAAGTTTACGTAGAATGATAATGAATCTGTCACAGGAtgtaaaattgtattttggggatttttatatAGAGGTctaggaggcaagatggagggacttgGGTGTTGTCCtattcttcttccttcttcataGACTCCACCTTCTTGGTGATGGTGTCATTTTAAGATTGATTTAGAGTAGAAGtagactgtctaacataggtgataggtaatagaaaataatgataaataaagtacacatagttcATAGGATAAAACGAAGACACCAGCCCGGGGGCAGGgagtgtgcctctgtctgacctctggcaggccagagaaaaaatattatagattagaaacaataaacaaccttggaaACCAGAGCCAAATAATTCAGACTCCTTCTTGGgaacaccaggctgggaaaaaaggattcttGGATCATCCCTGACCACAGGAAACCCGAGACTGGCCTTCTGGGCTGTCTGGGTCAACATCTGAGTAAATCTGGAAGTTTTGCTTTAGCCTATTAAGCCATGGTGCTCGGGTCTCGTCTTTTTCCTGGGTGCCGTCAAACGCTAACCTGGTATTACTCCCTCTAGGCACTGATTCTTTTATTCCTCTGGTCATCACGGACCTGTAATCTCTCATattccttctcccctcttcttGATTAGCATGCCAGTCAGGCTCCACCGAAGGCATTTTTTGGTCACCTGGGGGCCCGGGCTGGTTTTCTTGCTCCCAGATTTTCATTCCTGCAGTTCTTATGAATTGAgtctcttctggggaaaataggaTGTTAAAGGTGGAGTTCAGTTCTGCCCATGTATAAATATTAGGGCAAAAATTGGATCCATTTGATTTGCCATTCCTACTGGGTCTTCCACTAAATTTCACAATTCTTTCTTTAAGTTTCTAACTTCGGACACAGTCAAGGGAGCATTTACAAATCCAATCCCACTGGCCACACTGCACATGGGAACTTCTCTCAGGGGGAACAATTTTTCCACTTTAGGCTCCTTGGACCAGGTGTTACAACATCAGCTGTGGAGGCTGACTGGGTAACTTCACTCTTGGGCATGAGATTCTGAGATGTTGTTTGGCTTCTCGTttgtgctgggggaggcagagcaggaacttgCTGGTGAATAAGGGGTGCCTGAGATGGCAGAGGTAAGGGGACAGTAGTGAAGGGCAAGAGAGTAAGGAGAGGGCTGaggggaaggtggtggaggTATAACTGGGTTAGGAGGTGGTAAAGGAatgacagctgggagaggaggaggaactgGGTCCACCGAAAGAGGAACTGGAGGAAGGATTTGAGGTACTGCAAGGGTAGGAGGAGGTAAGTGGTCAAGGGGAGTCGCAGTTTTTGTCagccttcccagcctcttcttcttctttcactTTCCTAgcttgctttccctcttttaatttatagactcttgtattttcctcctctgaggcGTACTTTAGCCAACAGGTGACGTTCTGTATGTGATGGGCCTTTTGCAAGAacttggggaaagaaaagaaggtgCATCATCTTTGTAAAGAGAGGCAGGTaactcaggaaatgtttaaggatgttgttagctcatgcagaaagaaaattagagaggTGAAAGCTTAAGGTTAAACCAGGCCACCTCTGGgaagaataatgaaaatatttctataaatacattaatggCAAAACGAAGTAAAAGGACAACCTCCATTCATTGTTAGGGGAGATATGGTTACCAAatatgagggaaaggctgaggtacttaaccccttcttttcctcagttttcaAGAATAAGTGAAgttgtcctcaggacaagtgCTCTCCTGAGAtggtggatgggcacagggagcagaacagcccccctgtaatccaggaggaagcagctggggacctgctgagccactcagatgctcacaggtgtctctgggagcagatgggatccatcccaggggaatgagggagctgtggatgagtTCCCCAAGCTGCTgtccatcatttaccatcagtgctggctcagcagggaggtcccataggactggaggtgccaatgTGAGCCCacccccaagaagggctggaaggaggagctgggcaacTCCAGGCCTATCAGCCTGACAGGGGTGCCCGGcaggttatggaacagatcgccctgagtgccaccacagggcacccacagcatGGCCGAGGGCTCAGAGAcagccagcgtggatttcaATATCTGCATtgatgatctgcatgagggGGTTGAGTCCAGCATCagaaaatttgcagatgacaccaagctgggtgtgagtgtggatctgctggagggcaggaaggctcttcACAGGTCCcgggacaggctggatccagggcccaaatccaaccaggtgaggttgaacaagaccaagtgctgggtcctgcactttggccacaacaacccctgcagtgctacaggctggggacagagtggctggacagcggccaggcagaaagggacccgaggcactgatggacagcaggctggacatgaggcagcagtgtgcccaggtgggcaagaaggccaatggctcctggcctggatcaggaatggtgtggccagcaggagcagggcagtgactcTTGCCCTGcgctcagcactggtgaggccacacctaaagtgctgtgtccagttctgggccccaatttaggaaggccatggaggggctggagcgtgtccagagaaaggcaacaaggctggggaggggtctggaacacaggtcctgtgaggagaggctgagggagctggggttgtttatcctggagaagaggaggctcagggagacaaggcagtgtcagggcagaggttggacttgatgatctccaaagtcttttccaaccttgctgattctgtgattctctgcaaccacccttggagcagttgcaacagcgtctgcaggggaaggacaggaaactcccagctcaTGGGAGCAAACGTTCTGGCTGAGGGCAGAGGCCACGACAAACCTGAGCGGTTTCCCTGGTGTCACCCACCCCTTGCTGGCGCCaagggctgatggcatttgtgctccctcaggttcatgtccccacaccaacagcatgggggtgctccccctgctctgtgcaatgcaaacaggggctgatgagccagtgctgccgtgtctgtgcctgcaaggatggggcacctgtgtgagctgggggagaggccaggggtgcagaggggggatgttgttggcagctctatgaggatgctctgggacacttccctgggctgtgcagtgcactggggatggatcagcccctgctctgctgctccttcccatctgccccagggcccttgcagagccccagccatgctgtttgcccccagcctgcccacggccagcctggggctgctcacgaggcttttctgtgctgagcctTGGCCTaggtgtgttcttgagagagcctgggcaaggagcctggagcccccaggccctgggctgaggcgtcagcgctgccccagcagtgcccatggcctgtccctgctgcagccccggcactgccacccccagggctgtgcccggccccgagagcactcaggccctgcagcaacaccagggccaccagggcagcggggcagggccacctaagcagcactggcaacaccaagttggcacaaacaatgacatcactttgtagaaaatatttaaaatataaaacaaagatAAAGAATCTCCAAAATGAAACTAACAAGAAGTATTGAAGattacttttattacaagtgattggCAGAAACTGGCCAGCAGTTTAAAGCTTCTGAACCCAACCAGTgatcagtctccacactgcagccttgagctcctggttcctcaggctgtagatgagggggttcagggctggaggcaccaccgagtacagaactgacagggccagatccagggatggcgAGGAGATGGAGGGcggcttcaggtaggcaaataagccagtgctgaggaacagggagaccacagccaggtgagggaggcaggtggaaaaggctttgtgccttccctgctcagaggggatcctcagcacagccctgaagatccgcacataggagaaaacaatgaacacaaaacaaccaaaaactaAACAGGTAGCCAACaatgaaatccaaatttttctgaaagtggagtgtgagcaggagagcttgaggatctggggcacctcacagaagaactggccaaGGACattgccctggcacaggggaagcgaaaatgtattggctgtttGCAGAAGAGCGTAGAGGaagccactggcccaggcagctgctgccatgtgggcacaagctctgctgcccaggagggtcccgtagtgcaggggtttgcagatggacacgtagcggtcgtagcacatgacggtcaggagggaaaattcTGTTcccacaaagaaaagaaagaagaaaacctgtgcagcacatcctgagtaggagatgtccctggtgtcccagagggaattgtgcatggctttggggacagtggtgcagatggagcccaggtcgctgagggccaggttgagcaggaagaagaacatgggcgtgtgcaggtggtggccgcaggctatggcgctgatgatgaggccgttgcccaggagggcagccagggagatgcccagcaagaggcaaaagtgcaggagctgcagctgccacgtgtctgccaatgccagtaggaggaagtgcctgatggagctgctgttggacatttgctgtctCTGGACATTGGAACCTTTTGAAGAAGGCATGACAGTGATAGCTGAGGGGAGATTTCTCTCCAAAAGATCAAAGCCCTTTCTCATAGACCCATTCCTGCCACTAAACACCTCCCCCTGTCTATGTCTAGGATATCTTCCTTCACCTTTTTTGCTGGAGTCCTGATTGCTGCTGGCCAATGTTGTGTGAGGAGCTGGACCTTGGCCTGCTGGAAACCTGGGAGTCAGCCCTGACCCCCAGTCAGTGCAGGGGAACAGTGAGGGCAGGGTTCAGTCCTGGTTTTGGGACTTGGATAAAGAATGTTCTCCTAAGGCAGAGGAGTTTTCTGCATGAAGGGATGGGGATTGCAGGAGGCAGAACGAGAGATTCTGCTGCACTGTGGAAGAACAGAGACTacagagaggcaggagggtTGTATAAGGCTTAGTGCAGActgaggggagctgctctgtccctctctcctgTTCCAGCTGCCTTGGACTTGCACATTTCTGAAATCCACTCCCGTGTTTCCCTGGACAGGCAGGagacactgctgagagcagagggatccctggcacacaaaggggctcctgcctttccctgagTCAGGAGAGTGGGCTCATTGccagcctcccaggctgccctgccaagagctgcccaggcacagggagctgggacaccccattgctgtgctcagcctgcacaggaggagcccaagggctgggcctggccctgcagctggaactgccattgcagagagcccctcagcaatgccagcagcacctgggcaaggcaaggagagagagagagccaggcctgaggaaaagcctttccctggctAGCTCTGGCcagcctctgccaggcagcagcagggcaggacagtggccctcaggccctggtcagcagggaatgggcacatggCCGCAGAGATGCCCTtcatctctggggctgctctgccggcccaggagggactgagggccCCGAGcccctgggctgagggctgtgctggctgcgaggggacacaagagctgtgctgctcagggcagtgtgtgccctgcagggcaggcccggcaggtgccacatctgccctgcagcagggcttccctcagcactgcctccctccctgcctgcccacggctctgctgctggagctgtcccagccccagctgctcctgtggccccaggctccttccctgccagagctgcccgagcccagcccagtccttgggccagccctgcccttcagctgctgggccctgcagggattaaacaacagctcccccagcctgggcaccatgGAAAGGTGATGCTGCATGGATCTGggggctgggcaggtgcaggcaATTGCTGAGGTGCCCAGGAATCCTCAGGGTGATCGTTTAAgagcctcagcccctgctctgccctgcacagctgaatTTCCATTGTCACTAAGctgagccagggaaaagtgggagCACAGATTGAGGAAAGCAGAGACCGAAGCAGGAAACTCCTGCAGTGAATGAGCTCATTACAAGTCCCCTTTAGAAATGAGCTGGGCAtgagctggagctctgagcagccctggctgcagccccagcttcaccccctgcagccgtccctggcagcaggagccgtcctgtcctgtccctctgacggtgcccagggcagccccgctctgcaggACATCCTCCCCCAAAGCAGAAATAGCAGCCGAGCCATCCTTACAGTCACATCAGATCTGTCCTAGGTCAGTTTCAGGAGATCTCTCcgggagcacaggggacattgccctgcacccacacactcaccatgcacagggctgtgaagatctttccccaagtgaagtctcagctcaatgtcttcccaatcctgattgccttcagcctgtctctgcctggctcctgtcccctcagtgcctgcaggcagagccctcagccctgctgggctgggagaggagctggtcctgggaagagctgttcctttaaagctcagcagcacagacacagcacaaggactttaatgagcctcttggggctttggtgttgtttacatcaaaCTCAGTCACTGAAAGAgtcttcaaaaaacttctcaagtacttaaatttaaaattaaagcctgaagtttcttgaagttttaatgagTCCCACTGATGAacacaactgagaaagtgtccccaggttccatCTAGAGCAGAACACTTGaagcagtgatgacagctggggacaaagaaggtcaaggtgtctctggtgctgagcaaagatGGATGTGTTTggggaatgcaaagggccaaggcctgagccccagcccctggccaggcagatgctgtccctccctccttgctcagggctcttgccgggatgggcactggcatgtggggatgtgcaatggcaagggcaggagcatggggcggcccctgccaggctgctgagcagggacaaggaggcaatgaggccccaggcctgcaagggtcacttgtctcctgctcctgcctcaggcccaggcccagcagccatggccaaagtgctgcccaagttggctctggcagggctgtcttgcagctgctgcacatgcctgtgccctgtgcagcccaggctgtgctaccgtgtccctgccctgcgcctgttataaatgagaagcttgactaggccaatattcaagcagcaatcaatttattaaatttaatggTAAACTATGAGCAATACAGcactgggtacagtgggggaagttttccctccaactgcacactgATAATTGAGtgttacaggtatttatagggaTACCTATCAGGGTTTTTccagcagtttctatttccaatcttttactcatcagcaatttttattccaaattattacatcacaattctctacactattgtgattttaatttctcaggatatatttttaaaggagtatccccagatggtgacGGTCCAatttccaaaagaagaaagacgACTCCTATCTGGTGgtgtccagctccccagatgtgggTCCATCtttaattgcagagactataaatctcataacagtgatgtccagcttccctttggtAGAAACCATAAGCccttgaggtgatgttcatcttcctttctcaagctgtttttctctgcttcaataaggcatgagataagcatatttcctttatatatattccaaagctatagtttcaaggatacaagtattattaaaaaactatacttcaaaaggttattattgcagagcttttttatggattaaatgcaagcaaaaagcaacatctttaaCACCTTAATTCCGATGCTCCTCAATCGACCAGGGTAATTGCAAAaaaaagataggttcaaaggccttttcccatgctttattttccttagttattgttgccttctgatacaaggcaggcggcctggtttcaggaaacagcacggcgacccatttccccagggtcgctcgggcctaagaaacacgcagacaccaatgtggtggaggatcaaaggcctttattctctcttcccgtggggttttatagtctagggggcttctacatcaggtgggggtctgtctttaccatctatggttagtaggggatggaaagttacctgggcaagtggaaagttactggaatCCGGtttagggggctacattcctatgttaattttcttatctaaggggacaggggccctgtcttcacgtaacatcacgagatcttccgaacgccaggccctatctgctacatctcccccccctttttcacaaatgaatgaggtagtcatacactgaaatgaggtataaggttgtagttcgatagggaaaagggggtttggtaCATCTGAGTAAGTTTTCGCCAGTCAAGGttaggacttgtggctggcagtgttccctggttggattcgccgcccgatgaacaggatgttggcccgTTCCAGGCGGGCCTGAACaaatgagaccagcttgttcagcaggcaaggtCCGAAGGTAACCGCTAGAAGTAGCAATGCCAGtggacctattagggtagaaatcagagtggttagccatggtgattgattgaaccaggactcgaaccagccctgttgggcttccctgtccttctgcctctgagccagtctgtttctgagttctgccatggagtctcttACGACTCttgtgtggtctgcatagaagcagcactcctctctcaaggcggcacacaggcccccttgctgcatgaacaggagatCCAGACCTCacctgttctgcaagaccacttccgagagagaggagactgacttctccaggaaggagatggatttctcgatcctttgcaggtcctcgtcgatggtcatttgcagctgggacagtcctttgtgctgtgtcgctagggctgagacacccgttgccgttcctgctgctcctaaaccGAGCAACATCGCAATAGTTACACCTGttagtatttctcttttgtggagccggctgggttcctcaaaaaggtggtacacttcttcgtctgagtggtacaggaccctaggaacaatcagaacttggacacaaaagtcgttagagtcatcaaatttggcaagggacacacagggactcactccagatcgctggcaaacccacatcctaggtgcggatgggactacccacttattgtttttcctgttaggcttgacaactttggtgcagacgttgcccctccgcctagctagggtttcattgccaaagcatctgccctggcctgtgacttgactcagggtgattcctttccgaggggtttcccatctgcactggtgaggggcatcggctgtggagtaaccgaagggagtgtttaaagggattccttcataaaagggaggtttgacatcgtagcaaagccagcaggattcggttaggttagggttggattcattcagggatataaaggtagcttctaacatacgaaggaTTGGGTCTGAGTCCGCCCTGGCGGTGCGGTCTGTCTGAAAGACTTCCGCATGGCCGGTTGGGACTTTGCTAACTCTAGTGGGTAgggttttagggtaggttgcgtttttccctttcggcacgcttttaatcactttgtttggtccgaCCGCTCGGGGCACCGACGGTTGGAGCCTGATAATTCGCacatttactctttcttttgacCCTTGAAGGACAACTGTCCACGTTCGGCCTATGGCCCAACTGGGGTGATGTGGCTGCAAGACTGTCATGTTATAGCTAGTGCATTtccgaatttttgggattttatggtgATTGCGATAAAAGTTTCCCTGGAGGAAAACGGGTGTTTTGCAGCCGCTGGGGTGCCCAGACgaactgtaagaatttgtcgggctcttgtggatcccacccaggcccTGACGGTCTGGCATCTGTAACTATGGTttcgcagccccagtgcccacaatatccccaccctgggtgattgcagtagctttttcctgggtttgaagctgggcaccagtaggataggtacatgtgtgtggcgtgtggggaattggggtctACCTTTGGTCGTCCTGGAAACAGGTCAGTGATGCGGAGCACGAAGGATGGGGCGTTTGGTGTGGTGACTTCCCTGAGCACCTTGTCACTACTAAGGTGACGCATGACCCACCTGAAAGGCCGGTGGGGGTAGTGATCTGGGCTGGCTTGTCCTCTGGCAACAAgccccaacagcaaaatcacacagaaacaccgCTGATGCCTGGGTCTCACCCGTGCGGGTCTCTCGGGCGCTGCCAAGCGGCTTGGTGGTCTGTCACtttcctctgggatgggcaTGTACGCGTCACGAGGACGTCCTATGAGCatgtcctgtaaacagaaactcGCAATTCTCGTCAGTCTCATCCTGCTTATTATGAAGGTCGGGCTTAATTGACTTAAGTGGACACCACCTGACTTCGCTgtcctttttgacagctgcatACCCTCTCCCCGTGagcatcagcctccagccccgttcccattcGCCCAGCTCGTTTCTAATTACCACCTGCGGGCCCTCCTCTATCGCTCGGGTGGCCCAGTGCTTTTGGACAGGACTGTTTGTTTCATCTCCCCTAGGGAACTGATTCAGTGCTAGCAAAGCAGTTGCCAGCATGCGTGCTTGATCTCCCGGGGGAATGGCATTGGCAAAGCCCTCTGCTTTTGCCAACACCTCTAGCTTGGTTTTCAGGGTCTGATTTGCTCTCTCCACTATGGCCTGCCCGGTACTGTTATATGGGATACCTTGCACTAATGTGATGCCCCATTTTGAGGCGAATTCC
Protein-coding sequences here:
- the LOC135441574 gene encoding olfactory receptor 14J1-like; translation: MFFFLLNLALSDLGSICTTVPKAMHNSLWDTRDISYSGCAAQVFFFLFFVGTEFSLLTVMCYDRYVSICKPLHYGTLLGSRACAHMAAAAWASGFLYALLQTANTFSLPLCQGNVLGQFFCEVPQILKLSCSHSTFRKIWISLLATCLVFGCFVFIVFSYVRIFRAVLRIPSEQGRHKAFSTCLPHLAVVSLFLSTGLFAYLKPPSISSPSLDLALSVLYSVVPPALNPLIYSLRNQELKAAVWRLIT